From one Solanum lycopersicum chromosome 12, SLM_r2.1 genomic stretch:
- the LOC101253258 gene encoding uncharacterized protein → MEGKQLKFNQPLLSVRRISPAMISQRDEKKKFDNSFPTMTHPPHYKSELNSGLVVKPGAVPFLWEQTPGRPKDESRPQTHFTEKPLTAPKLPPGRKLRDNQDYNQTGKYQTAMLSCTSSDENVKKIESFDSSKEVMHDKEKIKSENDDETYLDALDALSRTESSFLNCSVSGLSEFDEPNAKQSRTSSANPQTKDFMMGRFLPAAKAMTSDKTSETPYYVRKKQTPIVDQRRQTNNIRNGDRQPQLRYGPSFTLYHSQAHDYKEEEEESDDGCYESGNLSTNICGLLPHFCLRSSFRLLNPVPAMSARPRIPVSPVSRTQTGSFSTTSFRGTENERSTSDVSEQKSVVGSITTQLHEDKNDVKGRTYSTYANDPYNNMTMLSTNAKENNPELKCLSDQNNIREVDVLTPFVEKTLYIDIVHKTDSSVKISCSLDKKPSKLQHKDVEILEQMIKQKPFLDSSLYSSETSLKPYVQRKADCNPPRSAERLNNERETKAWTSTGQARDCYQDTTTLAKSDSDGVEKNRKPIPRREKLEDSCKVHPEFLAPPPLPKSPSDSWLCRTLPSLSTKNASSRAYIGTGLNPNNQSSKPLPSDSKWGTIVKMTKKQQHL, encoded by the exons ATGGAGGGCAAGCAATTGAAGTTTAATCAACCTCTTCTGTCAGTAAGACGAATCTCTCCAGCAATGATTTCCCAGAGAGATGAGAAAAAGAAATTCGACAATTCCTTTCCCACTATGACACATCCTCCTCATTACAAATCAGAACTGAACTCAGGATTAGTCGTAAAGCCAGGAGCTGTTCCTTTCCTCTGGGAACAGACCCCCGGAAGGCCAAAGGATGAGAGTAGACCACAAACTCATTTCACGGAGAAACCTCTTACCGCACCAAAGCTTCCACCTGGGCGGAAGTTAAGAGATAACCAGGATTACAATCAAACAGGAAAATATCAAACTGCCATGCTGAGTTGCACTTCTTCAGATGAAAATGTAAAGAAGATTGAGAGTTTTGACAGCTCAAAAGAGGTTATGCACGATAAGGAAAAGATCAAATCGGAGAATGATGATGAAACCTATTTGGATGCCTTGGATGCACTTTCAAGAACTGAATCATCCTTTCTAAATTGTAGTGTAAGTGGCTTAAGTGAATTTGATGAGCCGAATGCAAAACAATCTCGAACTTCTTCAGCGAATCCGCAGACTAAGGATTTTATGATGGGTCGATTTCTGCCAGCAGCTAAGGCAATGACTTCAGACAAGACTTCAGAAACACCTTACTATGTCCGCAAGAAGCAAACACCTATCGTGGATCAACGAAGACAGACGAACAATATAAGAAATGGGGACAGACAGCCTCAGTTGCGCTACGGACCTAGTTTTACGCTTTATCATTCCCAAGCTCATGATtataaagaagaagaggaagaaagtGATGATGGCTGTTATGAAAGTGGAAATTTATCTACTAATATTTGTGGATTGTTGCCTCATTTTTGCTTGAGAAGTTCTTTTCGTCTTCTAAATCCTGTACCTGCAATGAGTGCTAGACCTCGAATACCCGTCTCTCCAGTCAGTAGAACACAAACTGGATCCTTTTCTACTACTTCTTTTAGAGGAACAGAAAATGAG CGGTCAACATCTGATGTAAGTGAGCAAAAGTCTGTCGTTGGATCCATAACAACTCAACTACATGAGGATAAGAACGATGTTAAGGGCAGGACCTATTCAACTTATGCCAATGACCCTTACAATAATATGACAATGCTTAGCACGAACGCGAAAGAAAATAATCCTGAGCTCAAGTGCTTGTCTGATCAGAACAATATCAGGGAAGTAGATGTTTTAACTCCTTTTGTAGAGAAAACTCTGTACATAGATATTGTGCATAAAACGGATTCATCAGTTAAGATATCATGTTCTCTAGATAAAAAACCATCCAAGTTACAACACAAGGACGTTGAGATACTTGAACAGATGATAAAACAAAAACCATTTTTAGATTCTTCACTTTATTCGTCTGAGACTTCATTAAAGCCATATGTTCAAAGGAAAGCTGACTGCAATCCACCACGTTCAGCGGAAAGACTGAACAATGAAAGAGAGACGAAAGCATGGACATCTACGGGTCAAGCTCGAGATTGTTACCAAGATACAACGACCTTAGCAAAGTCTGACAGTGATGGtgtagaaaaaaatagaaagccAATTCCGAGAAGAGAAAAGTTAGAGGACTCATGCAAAGTGCACCCAGAGTTTCTTGCTCCACCACCTTTACCGAAATCTCCATCAGATTCATGGCTTTGCCGCACTTTGCCTTCTTTATCCACAAAGAATGCATCTTCACGGGCTTATATCGGGACAGGACTGAATCCTAATAACCAGTCTTCTAAGCCACTACCCAGTGATTCCAAGTGGGGAACAATTGTTAAAATGACAAAGAAGCAACAGCATCTGTGA